One Mycobacterium paraseoulense genomic window, TTCTGGAACGGCCCGATGGGCGTGTTCGAGTTCCCGGCGTTCGCCGCGGGCACCCGGGGCGTCGCCGAGGCCATCGCCGCGGCGACCGGCAAGGGCGCGTTCAGCGTGGTGGGCGGCGGCGACTCCGCGGCCGCGGTGCGCGCCCTGGGCATCCCGGAGGGCGACTTCTCGCACATTTCCACCGGCGGTGGCGCTTCGCTGGAATACCTCGAGGGCAAGACGCTGCCGGGCATCGAAGTGCTCGGGGAGCCGCAACCAGGTGGAGGGGACGCGTGAGCCGCAAGCCGCTGATCGCCGGCAACTGGAAGATGAACCTCAATCACTTCGAGGCGATCGCGCTGGTCCAGAAGATCGCGTTCGCGCTGCCGGACAAGTACTACGACAAGGTCGACGTCACGGTCCTGCCGCCGTTCACCGACCTGCGCAGCGTGCAGACCCTGGTCGACGGCGACAAGCTGCGGCTGACCTACGGCGGCCAGGACTTGTCGCCGCACGACTCGGGCGCCTACACCGGTGACATCAGCGGGGCCTTCCTGGCCAAGCTGGGGTGCAGCTTCGTCGTCGTCGGCCACTCCGAGCGGCGCACCTACCACCACGAGGACGACGCGCTGGTCGCCGCCAAGGCCGCCGCGGCGCTCAAACACGAACTGACCCCGATCGTGTGCATCGGCGAGCACCTCGAGGTCCGCGAGGCCGGCGAGCACGTCGGCCACTGCGAGCAGCAGCTGCGTGGCTCGCTGGCCGGCCTGTCCGCCGAGCAGATCGGCAAGGCCGTCGTCGCCTACGAGCCGGTGTGGGCGATCGGCACCGGCCGGGTCGCCAGCGCGGCCGACGCCCAGGAGGTGTGCGCCGCGATCCGCACGGAGCTGGCGGCCCTGGCGTCGCCGCAGGTGGCCGAGAGCGTGCGGGTGCTCTACGGCGGGTCGGTGAACGCCAAGAACATCGGCGAGCTCATCGCCCGCGACGACGTCGACGGCGCGCTGGTCGGTGGGGCCTCGCTGGACGGCGAGCAGTTCGCGACGCTGGCGGCGATCGCCGCCGGCGGGCCGCTTCCGTGACACCCCGGCGGCACCGGTAAACTTTCGCGTCATGGAGTTGGCCCTGCAGATCACCCTGGTGGTCACCAGCGTGCTGGTGGTGTTGCTGGTGCTGCTGCACCGCGCCAAGGGTGGCGGCCTGTCGACGCTGTTCGGCGGCGGTGTGCAGTCCAGCCTTTCCGGCTCGACGGTGGTGGAGAAGAACCTGGACCGGTTGACGCTGTTCATCACCGGGATTTGGCTGGTGTCCATCATCGGGGTCGCCCTGCTGATCAAGTACCGGTGACCCGCCGGCGGGCGGAGCGCGTGATCCGCACCGATACTGGGACGCATGGTTGACGTCTCCGACATCGCGCTGGAACCGATCGGCGCCGTGCAACGGACGCTGGTCGGTCGCGAGGCCACCGAGCCGATGCGCGCCGACATCAGGCTGCTGGGCGCCATTCTGGGCGACACCGTGCGCGAGCAGAACGGGGACGAGGTCTTCGATCTCGTCGAGCGCGCCCGGGTGGAGTCGTTCCGGGTGCGCCGCTCCGAGATCGACCGGGCCGAGCTGGCGCGGATGTTCTCGGGCATCGACATCCACCGCGCGATCCCGGTCATCCGCGCGTTCAGCCACTTCGCGTTGCTGGCCAACGTGGCCGAGGACATCCACCGGGAGCGCCGCCGCGCGATCCACGTCGCCGCCGGCGAGCCGCCGCAGGACAGCAGCCTAGCCGCGACGTACGCGAAACTCGATGGCGCCGAACTCGATTCGGCCACGGTCACCGACGCGCTGCGCGGGGCCCTGATCTCGCCGGTGATCACCGCCCACCCCACCGAGACCCGGCGGCGCACCGTCTTCGTCACCCAGCACCGGATCACCCAGCTGATGCGGTTGCACGCGGAGGGGCACACCGAAACCGACGACGGCCGCAACATCGAGCGAGAGTTGCGCCGCCAGGTGCTCACCCTGTGGCAGACCGCACTGATCCGGTTGTCCCGGCTGCAGATCACCGACGAGATCGAGGTCGGGTTGCGGTATTACGCCGCCGCGTTCTTCCAGGTCATTCCCCAGGTCAACGCGGAGGTCCGGGACGCCTTGCGGAAGCGCTGGCCCGACACCGATCTGCTCGCCGCGCCGATCGTGGCGCCCGGATCCTGGATCGGCGGCGACCGCGACGGCAACCCGAACGTGACGGGCGACGTGGTGCGCCAGGCCACCGGCAGCGCCGCGTTCACCGCGCTGTCCCATTACCTGGAGGAACTCACGGCCCTCGAGCAGGACCTGTCGATGTCGGCGCGACTCGTCCCCGTCACCCCCGGGCTGGCCGAACTGGCCGAGGGTTGCGCGGAGCAGGCCCGTGCCGACGAGCCGTACCGGCGGGCGGTGCGGGTGATCCGGGCCCGGCTCACCGCGACGGGCGCCGAGATCCTGGACCGCCAACCCCGGCACGAACTGGACCTCGGCCTCGCGCCGTATTCCACGCCGGCCGAGCTGCAGGCGGACCTGGACACGATCGACGAGTCGCTGCGCACCCACGGCAGCGCGCTGCTGGCGGAGGACCGCCTGGCCCTGTTGCGAGAAGGCGTGAGCGTCTTCGGGTTTCACTTGAGTGGCCTCGACCTGCGGCAAAACTCCGACGTCCACGAAGAGGTGGTGGGGGAGTTGCTGGCGTGGGCCGGGGTGCACCCGGACTACGTTTCGCTGCCCGAGGACGAGCGGGTCGCGCTGCTGGCGGACGAACTGGGCACCCGCCGGCCACTGGTCGGTGACCGCGCGCAACTGTCCGACCTGGCCCGCCAGGAGCTCGAGGTCATCCGCGCCGCGACGCACGCCGTCGGGCGCTACGGCCCGGCCGCCGTCCCGAACTACGTCATCTCGATGTGCCGCTCGGTGTCCGACGTCCTGGAGGTGGCGATCCTGCTGAAGGAGTGCGGGCTGCTGGACGCTTCCGGACCGGAACCGTACTGTCCGGTGGCCATCTCGCCGCTCTTCGAGACGATCGACGATCTGCACCACGGGGCGGACATCCTGCACGCGATGCTGAAGCTTCCGCTGTACCGGGCGGTCGTCGACGCCCAGGGCGGGCGTCAGGAGGTGATGCTCGGCTATTCCGACTCGAACAAGGACGGCGGTTACCTGGCCTCCAGCTGGGCGGTCTACCGCGCCGAGCTGGCGCTGGTGGAGGTGGCGCGCAAGAACGGAATTCGGTTGCGGCTCTTCCACGGTCGCGGCGGCACCGTCGGGCGCGGCGGTGGGCCCAGCTATCAGGCCATTCTGGCGCAACCGCCGGGCGCGGTGAACGGCTCGCTGCGCCTCACCGAGCAGGGCGAGGTGATCGCCGCCAAGTACGCCGAACCGCAGGCCGCCCGGCGCAACCTGGAAAGCTTGGTGGCGGCAACGCTGGAGTCGACGCTGCTCGACGTCGAGGGCCTGGGCGACGCGGCGGAGCCGGCCTACGCCGTGCTCGATGAGGTGGCCACCCTGGCGCAGCGCGCCTACGCCGAATTGGTGCACGACACACCGGGATTCGTCGACTATTTCATGGCTTCGACGCCGGTCAGCGAGATCGGGTCGCTGAACATCGGCAGCCGCCCGACCTCACGCAAACCCACGTCGTCGATCTCCGACCTGCGCGCCATCCCCTGGGTGCTGGCCTGGAGCCAATCCCGCGTCATGCTGCCCGGCTGGTACGGCACCGGGTCGGCGTTCGAGCAGTGGATCGCGGCGGGGCCCGAAAGCGAAGACGAGCGGGTGCAGACCCTGCACGAGCTCTACCAGCGGTGGCCGTTCTTCCGCAGCGTGCTGTCCAACATGGCGCAGGTGCTGGCCAAGAGCGACCTCGGCCTGGCGGCCCGCTACGCCGAGCTGGTCGCGGACGAGGAGCTGCGACGCCGGGTGTTCGACAAGATCGTCGACGAGCACCGGCGAACCATCGCGATGCACAAGCTCATCACCGGTCAGGACGACCTGCTCGCCGACAACCCCGCGCTGGCGCGCTCGGTGTTCAACCGATTCCCCTACCTGGAGCCGCTGAACCATTTGCAGGTGGAGTTGCTGCGCCGATACCGCTCCGGCGACGACGACGAACTGGTGCAGCGCGGCATCCTGCTGACCATGAACGGACTGGCGAGCGCGTTACGTAACAGCGGCTGAGGGGCATTCGTAAGTCATGTCGGACAACGCGACCCCTGTCACCGCGGTCCGGGTGGCCCAGAACGGCGTCTTCGAACGGCTCGCCCGCGTCGGTTTCGTCGTCAACGGCGTACTGCACCTGATCGTCGGCTATCTCGCCATCCGGGTCGCGTGCGGCGACGGGGGGACCGCCGACCAAACCGGCGCCCTGGCGACGCTGGCGGCCAAACCCGGCGGCCCGCTCGCGCTGTGGATCGCCACGGCCGCCCTGCTCGCGATGGGCCTGTGGCGGCTGGTCGAAGCCGCGCTCGGCCGATCGAGTGACCGTGAGTCGCGGCGTTCGTCGGACGCCTCCTCGCGGGCGAAGGCGTTGGGACTGGCGGCGGTGTACCTGGCGTTCGCGTACTCAGCGTTCGGATTCGCCCGGGGCGCGGGGAGGCCCGCGGATCAACAGAATTCGGGCATCAGCGCGCGCCTGATGGAATCGACGGGCGGCACCGTCGCGCTCATCGCGGGCGGACTGGTCATCGTCGCGGTCGGTTGCTACCACATCTACAAGGGCGCCAGCCGCAACTTCGTCGACGACCTGCAGGGCAAGTCGGGCGATCTGGTGCGACGGCTCGGCATGGCCGGGTACATCGGCAAAGGGGTGGTGATCACCCTGACGGGCGCGCTGGTGATCGTCGCCGCGTGTCGCTCAGAACCGAGGAAGGCCTCCGGCCTCGACGGCGCGCTGAAGACGCTCGGGGCTCAGCACTACGGGGCCGCACTGTTGATCGCCGCCGGCGTGGGGATCATCACCTACGGGCTCTACAGCTTCGTGATGGCCCGGTCGACGAAGATGTAGTCCCCGCACGTCTCAGCGGTTGCGCAGCCGGTCCAGGGCGGCAGCGCGCCGGTAGCGCGTGAGAACGGGGCTGCCGGGCGCCGATCGGATCGAGGAGTCGTCGAACTGGCCGATTGCCGGCGCTGGGCGGTGGGTGGTCGGCGTCAGGGTCAGATCGACTGCGCCGAAGATGCATCGTCGAAAGCCGACCTGGGGCAGGATCGGATGCCCGACACTCCAGTGGTGCAAGACACCCCGTGCCACGCCCTGCGAGAGCTGACGCCGCTGCGCTGCCACTGTATTCAGCAATCAACGGGGCGATTCCCCTGATGTCGGTTGCCCCGACATCTGCCGCTATCCCGTGGCGCCGAAGATGAACCGCGTCGTCATCCTCGGTCGCGGTGGTGCGGGAAAATCGACGCTGGCACGCCAACTTAGCGCGAAGTGGGGCGCGCCCGCCATCGAATTGGACAGGATCTTCTGGAAGCCCGGACCCCGGCCAACGCCTCAAATGGCGTGGGCAGCAATCCAACACCGACTGATCAGCCCGGAGCGGTGGATCCTCGATGGCGACCTCGGCCCCTACGACAAGGACCTTGCACTGCGCGTATCGGCCGCCGACACCATCATCGTCCTCGACTTTCCCTTCTGGCGCTGTGCATGGCGGACCCTGCGCCGCTCGCCGGAGAACGGCGAATACTGGCGATGGACCTATCACTACCGTCGCACCAGCCTGCCCGCCGTCCTCGACGTCATCGGAAGGCACGCCGATCACGCAGCGGTGCACATTCTGCATAATCCGCGCGAAGTGCGGCGATTCTTGGAAGCAGCGCGTGACCAATGAATTCCGCTTTGTGCCGGCGACGGCCAACCGCTGCGCGGCACCCGCACCGGCGCGCATGAACGACTTTCGCTGGCCGGTGAGACCGGATTCGAAGGATCGCGACGCCGTCCGTGCCGATGTGGCGTAGGTAGCGACGGCGGTCGTCGCCGTATCACTCCGCCGTGCGGTTGCGCAGCCTGTCGAAAACGCCGCGCACGGCGTTCTCGGTCATCGACAGCGGCGTCATCATCGTTTCGCCCACCTTCACCATGCCGTCGATCCGCCCGACGATCGCCTCCACCGGCTCGACCAGGACGATCAGTCGCCTCGCCAGGTCGTCCAGCCGCGACAGGGTGCCGTCCAGATGGTCCAGGCCGCTTTCCATGCGCTCGACCGTGGCGTTCAAGTTGGAAAGGGAGGTGTTGAGCTCCGTCATGGTCTTGCTCAGGCCGTCGAGGACGTCTTCGACCTGCTCCACCGTCTTGTCGGCATTCAGCGCGGCTTGGGTAAGTGTCTTGAGCCGGTTCCGCTCTTGCCCGCCACGCTCGGTTCTGTCCGCCATGACCGTCATTATCACCCGGAACAATCCGGGCCGGGGCTAGCTGGGCTGACTCGGCCGGGAGGGCAGTTTCGCCGCGGCCTCCTCGTCCAGCAGCCACAGCGTGGTTTCCTGCCCGATCGCCCCGGCGGCGGGCACCGAGACCGGCGGGGCGCCGCCGATCGCCGCGGCGACCGCGTCGGCCTTCGAGGCGCCGGACACCATCAGCCAGACCTCGCGCGAGCGCTGAACGGCGGGCAGGGTCAAGGTGATTCGTTGGGGAGGTGGTTTGGGGGAGTCCTCGACCGGGACGACCATGCGGCTGGTCTCCAGCACGGCGGGGGTGTCCGGGAATAGGGAGTTGATGTGCCCCTCCGGGCCCATCCCCAACAGGTGCACGTCGAAATTCGGAACCCGTTGGCCGGGGGCCGCATTGGCCGCCAGCAGCTGCTCGTAGGCCAGCGCCGCGGCCGCGAGGTCGGTTCCGAATTCGCCGTCGCTGGCCGGCATCGTGTGCACATGGCTGGACGGAATGTCGATCCGGTCCAGCAACGCGGCGCGGGCCTGCTTGTCGTTGCGTTCGTCGTCGTCCTCGGGGACGTAGCGCTCGTCACCCCAGAACAGGTGCACCTTGGGCCAGGCGATCTCGTGGGCCGTCAGGGACTCGAGCAACCCGATGCCGTTGCCGCCGCCGGTCAGCACGACGAGCGCACGGTCCCGGGCCGCCACGGCCTCGCGGATGGTGCCGGCCAGCCGGTTGGCCGCGGCCTCGACCAGCGCCTGACTTTCGGGAAAAACTTCGATGATGGTGCTCACACGTACTGCACTTTCTCAATGCCTTCTAGCGCCGTCTGGTAAATCTCATCGGGGTCGAGCCGCCGCAGGTCCTCGGCGAGACACTCGCCGGTTTCCCTGCGCGCCAAGGGGAGCAAGGCCTCCGGCTTGGCGGTGCGGCTCAACGTCGCCGTCCTGCCCTGTTGGGGCCGGCTCAACACGATGGTCTCGCTCTTGCGTACCAGTTCCACCTTGAGCTCGCCGACCGCCCGGCGCACCGGGCCGTCGATCCGACTGGCCAGCCACCCCGCGAGGATGTCAAGCGCCGGTTCGGCTTTCAGGCCCGACACCAGGGCCGACTCGATCGGCTCGTGCGGCGGCAGGTCGACCGCGGAGGTGAGCAGCGCACGCCAGTAGGTGATGCGAGCCCACGCCAGGTCGGTGTCGCCGGCGGTGTATCCGGACCGTCGGCTCTTGATCGCCGAGAGCGGGTCGGTTCCGTTGGTGGCGTCGGTGATGCGTCGGATCGCCAACTTGCCCAACGGGTCTTGGGCCGGAATCGCGGGGGCGACGTCGGGCCACCACGCCACCACGGGGATGTCGGGCAGCAGGAACGGGGTCACGACGCTGGCGGCGTGCCCGGCGAGCGGCCCGGACAGGTTCAGGATCACCACCTCGGTCGCTCCGGTGTCTCCACCGGCGCGCAGCTGCGCGTCCAGGCGCGGCTCGTCGGCATACGGGTCCCCCCGCATCGTGACGATGATTCGGCTGGGATGCTCGTGGCTGGCGTTGTTGGCCGCCTCCAGCGACTCCTCGAGGATGGCGTCGCTGTCCGGCGCGACGATCAGCGTCAGCACCCGGCCCATCGTCACGGCGCCGACCTTCTCGCGCAGTTCGTCGAGCTTCTTGTTGACCGCGGTGGTCGTGGTGTCCGGCATGTCGATAATCACGGGCGCCGCCATTCGCGACCGGTCCGGCGCAGCATCTCGAACGCGGACTCCGGGCCCCAGGTGCCGGCCTCGTACGGCTCGGGCTTGCCGTCGGCCGCCCAGTTGTCGAGGACGGGATCCAATATCTGCCAAGCCAATTCGACCTCTTCGTTGACCGGAAACAGCGACGGCTCGCCCAGCAGCACGTCGAGGATCAGCTGTTCGTAGGCCTCCGGAGACTCTTCGGCGAACGCCGAGCCGTAGGAGAAGTCCATGTTGACGTCGCGGACCTCCATCGCGGTGCCGGGCACCTTGGAACCGAATCGCAGCGTGATGCCCTCGTCGGGCTGCACCCGGATGACCATGGCGTTGGTACCCAGCTCGTCGGTCATGGTGGCGTCGAACGGCAGATGCGGGGCGCGCTTGAACACCAGCGCGATCTCGGTCACCCTGCGGCCCAGGCGTTTCCCGGTGCGCAGGTAGAACGGCACGCCGGCCCAGCGGCGGGTGTCGACCTCCAGCGTGATCGCGGCGAACGTCTCGGTGGTGGAGTCCTTGGCGAACCCTTCCTCGTCGAGCAGCCCCACCACCTTCTCGCCGCCCTGCCAGCCGCCGGCGTATTGGCCGCGGCTGGTGGTCTCGTCGAGCGGCTGGGCCAGCTGCGTCGCCGAGAGCACCTTGATCTTCTCGGTCTGCAACGCCGCCGGGTTGAAGCTGACCGGCTCTTCCATCGCGGTCAGCGCGAGCAGCTGCATCAGGTGGTTCTGGATGACGTCGCGGGCGGCGCCGATGCCGTCGTAATAGCCGGCGCGCCCGCCCAATCCGATGTCCTCGGCCATGGTGATCTGCACGTGGTCGACGTAGTGCGCGTTCCAGATCGGGTCGAACAACTGATTGGCGAACCGCAACGCCAGGATGTTGCGGACCGTCTCCTTGCCCAGGTAGTGGTCGATGCGGAACACCGCCTCCTCGGGGAAGACGGCGTTGACCGCATGATTGAGGGCCTGCGCACTCTCCAGGTCGTGCCCGAACGGCTTCTCGATCACCACCCGGCTCCACCGATCGCCCTGCGGGCGGGCCAGCCCGGACCGGTGCAGCTGGTCGCACACCACCGGGAAGGACTTCGGCGGGATGGCCAGGTAGAAGGCGTGGTTCCCGCCGGTGCCGCGCTCGGCGTCGAGCTTGTCCAGGGTTTCGGCCAGCCGGCCGAACGACTCGTCGTCGTCGAAAGACCCCGGCACGAAACGGAATCCCTCAGCGAGCCGCTCCCAGTTCTCCTCCCGGAACGGGGTGCGGCAGTGGTCCTTGACGGCCTGGTAGACCACCTTGCGGAAGTCTTGGGTTTCCCAGTCCCGGCGGGCGAAGCCCACCAACGAGAAGCTCGGCGGCAGCAGGCCGCGGTTGGCCAGGTCGTAGATGGCCGGCATCACCTTCTTGCGGGCGAGGTCGCCGGTGACGCCGAAGATCACCATGCCGCAGGGGCCGGCGATCCTCGGCAGCCGCTTGTCGCGCTTGTCCCGTAGCGGGTTATGCCATTGTGCAGCGGTTCGAGCCGGACTCATTTCGAGGCGGAACCCAGCTGCTTCTGCGTCTCCTCGAGCAGCTCGGTCCACGACTCCACGAATTTCTCCACGCCCTCGTCCTCCAGCACCACGAACACGTCGCGCAGGTCGATCCCGACGCCGGCCAGCTTGTCGAACACCTCCTGGGCGGCGGACGCGGTGCCGGTGACGGTGTCGCCCTTGATCTCTCCGTGGTCAGCGACAGCGTCAATCGTCTTCTCCGGCATGGTGTTCACCGTGTTGGGGGCGACCAGCTCGGTGACGTAGAGGGTGTCGGAATAGTCGGGGTTCTTGACCCCGGTCGACGCCCACAGCGGTCGCTGCACCCGGGCCCCGTCGCCCTTGAGCGCTTCATAGCGGTCGCCACCCTCGAACACCTCCTGGTAGGCGGCGTAGGCGAGGCGGGCGTTGGCGACGCCGGCCTGGCCGCGCAACGCGAGCGCCTCCTCGGACCCGATCTTCTCCAAGCGCTTGTCCACCTCCGTATCCACCCGGGACACGAAAAACGATGCGACCGAATGGATTTTGGACAGGTCGTGACCCGCCTCGCGGGCCTTCTCCAGGCCGGCCAGGTAGGCGTCCATCACCTGACGGTGCCGCTCCACCGAGAAGATCAGCGTGACGTTGACCGAAATCCCTTCCGCCAGAACGGCGGTGATGGCCGGGATGCCGGCCTTGGTGGCCGGGATCTTGATGAACAGATTCGGCCGGTCGACGATCTTCCACAGCTCGATGGCCTGCGCGGTGGTCTTGTCGGTCTCCGCGGCCAGGCGCGGGTCCACCTCGATGGAGACCCGGCCGTCGACGCCGTCGGAGGCTTCCCACTGCGGCCGCAGCACGTCGCACGCGTTGCGGACGTCGTCGGTGGTGACGGTGCGGATCGTGGCGTCGACGTCGGCGGCGCGCTCGGCGAGTTCGGCGATCTGGTCGTTGTAGGTGTCGCTGTCGGCGAGCGCCTTCTGAAAGATCGACGGGTTGGTGGTCACGCCGACAACGCTTTTCGTGTCGATCAGCTCCTGCAGGTTGCCCGATTGCAACCGCTGGCGCGACAAGTCGTCCAGCCAAACGGATACGCCCGCGGCGGACAGCGCCGCGAGGTTAGGGTTCTGAGTCATGTGAATCACCCTTTCTCAGTTATCCACGACCTGTTCCGCGGCGGCCGCGACGGCTTCTGCGGTGAAACCGAATTCACGGAACAAAGTTTTGTAGTCGGCGGATTCGCCGTAGTGCTCGATCGACACGATCCTGCCGGTGTCGCCGACGAGCTTGTGCCAGGACTGCGCGACGCCGGCCTCGACGGCCACCCGGGCCGACACCGACGGCGGCAGCACGCTGTCGCGGTAGTCCTCGGGCTGCGACTCGAACCATTCCACGCACGGCATGGACACCACCCGCGCAACAATGTCCTTGTCCGCCAACAACTTCTGGGCCTCGACCGCGAGCTGAACCTCCGAGCCGGTGGCGATCAGCACGACGTCGGGGTCCTCGACGCCTTCGTCGCCGAGGATGTAGCCACCCCGGGCCACCCCGTCGGCGTCGGTGCCCTCCAGCACCGGCACCCCCTGGCGGGTCAGGATCAGCCCGACCGGGCCGCTGCCGTTGCCGCGGGCCAGGATCGTGCGCCAGGCGTAGGCGGTCTCGTTGGCGTCGGCCGGGCGCACCACCGACAGCTTCGGGATGGCGCGCAGCGCCGCGAGGTGCTCGATCGGCTGGTGGGTCGGCCCGTCCTCGCCGAGCCCGATCGAATCGTGCGTCCACACGTAGATCGTGTCGATGTCCATCAGTGCGGCCAGTCGCACCGCCGGGCGCATGTAGTCCGAGAACTGCAGGAAGGTGCCGCCGTAGGCCCGGGTCGGGCCGTGCAGCACGATGCCGGACAGGATCGCCCCCATCGCGTGCTCGCGCACACCGAAATGCAGCGTGCGGCCATACCAGTGGGCGGTGTAGTCTTTCGTCGAAATCGACGGCGGCCCAAAGGAATCCACGCCCTTCATGGTGGTGTTGTTGCTGCCCGCCAAATCGGCCGAGCCGCCCCACAGCTCGGGCAGTTTCGGGCCCAGCGCGGAGAGCACCTCACCGGACGCCGCGCGGGTGGCCAGCGCCTTCGACCCCGGCTCCCAGTACGGGATGTCGGCGTCCCAGCCGTCGGGCAATTCCTCGGCGATCAACCGGTCCAGCAGCGCCTTGCGGTCCGGTTCGCGCTGCGCCCACGCGTCGAAATCGGCCTGCCACTTCTCGTGCGCTTCCTTGCCCCGGTCCACCAGCTTGCGCGTGTGGGCGATGACCTCGTCGCGCACCTCGAAGTTCTTGCCGGGGTCGAAGCCCAGGATCTCCTTGACGGCCGCGACTTCCTCGTCGCCCAGCGCGGCGCCGTGCGCCTTGCCGGTGTTCATCAACTTGGGCGCCGGAAAGCCGATGATGGTGCGCAACTCGATGAACGACGGCCGGTCGGTGACGGCCTTGGCGTTGGCGATGGCCTCCTCGATGCCGACCACGTTCTCGCCGCCTTCGACCCTCTGGACATGCCAGCCGTAGGCCTCGTAGCGCGCGGCGGTGTCCTCACACAGCGCGATGTTGGTGTCGTCCTCGATCGAGATCTGGTTGTGGTCGTAGAAGACGATCAGGTTGCCCAGCTGCTGGACGGCCGCCAGCGACGAGGCCTCCGATGTGACGCCTTCCTCGATGTCGCCGTCGGAGGCGATCACGTAGACGAAGTGGTCGAACGGGCTGGTGCCCTGGGCAGCGTCCGGGTCGAACAGCCCGCGCTCGTAGCGCGCCGCCATCGCCATGCCCACCGCCGAGGCCAGGCCCTGGCCGAGCGGACCGGTGGTGATCTCAACACCCTTGGTGTGCCGGAACTCAGGGTGCCCGGGCGTCTTGGATCCCCACGTGCGCAGCGACTCGATGTCGGACAGCTCCAGACCGAACCCGCCCAGGTACAGCTGGATGTACAGCGTCAGGCTGCTGTGCCCGCACGACAACACGAACCGGTCGCGGCCCAGCCAGTAGACGTCGCTGGGATCGTGGCACATCGTGCGCTGGAACAGCGTGTAGGCCAAGGGGGCCAGGCTCATCGCCGTTCCGGGATGTCCGTTGCCGACCTTCTGGACCGCGTCCGCGGCCAGCACCCGGACGGTGTCGACGGCGGCCGAGTCAAGCTCGGACCAGTCGTCGGGGAGGTGCGGTTGGGTCAGCGTAGAGATCTCTTCGAGTGTGGTCACAGACTCAGTCCTAAGGGTCATCGAGCTGATCAATCCCACCCTAGTGCGGGACGGCCGGCTCTTGCAGTGCAGGTTTCGGGTACCCGCCGCCGGCTGGTGTGAAAATTACGCGGTGGCCGCCGACCCGTAACATTCAGTTGGGAAATCTGGGAGAAGCCTGGGTGAACGGACCCTGCGGGCGGGCCATCACCGCCCCGCGGTCTACCATCGTGTGTAGTAGATGCTGCGCGTCGCTGCGACCCCAAGGAGTTATTGCGTGAGCGTTCGCGGGCGCGTCGCCCCGAGCCAGATACCGAGCCGAGTCCACGGCACGGTGCTGGCGTATCTGGCGCTCACCAAGCCGCGGGTCATCGAGCTGTTGCTGGTGACCGCGATACCCGCCATGCTGCTCGCCCACCGCGGGGCCGTGAATCCGCTGCTGATTCTCAACACGCTGGTCGGCGGGATGCTGGCCGCCGGGGGAGCCAACACGCTCAACTGCGTGGCCGACGCCGACATCGACAAGGTGATGAAGCGCACCGCACGCCGGCCGCTGGCCCGCGCGGCGGTGCCGACGCGCAACGCCTTGGTGCTGGGCCTGGTGCTCACGGTGGGCTCGTTCTTCTGGCTGTGGTGGACGACGAACCTGCTGTCGGGTCTGCTGGCGCTCGCCACCATCGCCTTCTACGTGTTCGTCTACACGTTGCTGCTCAAGCGCCGCACGTCGCAG contains:
- the opcA gene encoding glucose-6-phosphate dehydrogenase assembly protein OpcA, with protein sequence MIIDMPDTTTTAVNKKLDELREKVGAVTMGRVLTLIVAPDSDAILEESLEAANNASHEHPSRIIVTMRGDPYADEPRLDAQLRAGGDTGATEVVILNLSGPLAGHAASVVTPFLLPDIPVVAWWPDVAPAIPAQDPLGKLAIRRITDATNGTDPLSAIKSRRSGYTAGDTDLAWARITYWRALLTSAVDLPPHEPIESALVSGLKAEPALDILAGWLASRIDGPVRRAVGELKVELVRKSETIVLSRPQQGRTATLSRTAKPEALLPLARRETGECLAEDLRRLDPDEIYQTALEGIEKVQYV
- the zwf gene encoding glucose-6-phosphate dehydrogenase, with amino-acid sequence MSPARTAAQWHNPLRDKRDKRLPRIAGPCGMVIFGVTGDLARKKVMPAIYDLANRGLLPPSFSLVGFARRDWETQDFRKVVYQAVKDHCRTPFREENWERLAEGFRFVPGSFDDDESFGRLAETLDKLDAERGTGGNHAFYLAIPPKSFPVVCDQLHRSGLARPQGDRWSRVVIEKPFGHDLESAQALNHAVNAVFPEEAVFRIDHYLGKETVRNILALRFANQLFDPIWNAHYVDHVQITMAEDIGLGGRAGYYDGIGAARDVIQNHLMQLLALTAMEEPVSFNPAALQTEKIKVLSATQLAQPLDETTSRGQYAGGWQGGEKVVGLLDEEGFAKDSTTETFAAITLEVDTRRWAGVPFYLRTGKRLGRRVTEIALVFKRAPHLPFDATMTDELGTNAMVIRVQPDEGITLRFGSKVPGTAMEVRDVNMDFSYGSAFAEESPEAYEQLILDVLLGEPSLFPVNEEVELAWQILDPVLDNWAADGKPEPYEAGTWGPESAFEMLRRTGREWRRP
- the tal gene encoding transaldolase, with the translated sequence MTQNPNLAALSAAGVSVWLDDLSRQRLQSGNLQELIDTKSVVGVTTNPSIFQKALADSDTYNDQIAELAERAADVDATIRTVTTDDVRNACDVLRPQWEASDGVDGRVSIEVDPRLAAETDKTTAQAIELWKIVDRPNLFIKIPATKAGIPAITAVLAEGISVNVTLIFSVERHRQVMDAYLAGLEKAREAGHDLSKIHSVASFFVSRVDTEVDKRLEKIGSEEALALRGQAGVANARLAYAAYQEVFEGGDRYEALKGDGARVQRPLWASTGVKNPDYSDTLYVTELVAPNTVNTMPEKTIDAVADHGEIKGDTVTGTASAAQEVFDKLAGVGIDLRDVFVVLEDEGVEKFVESWTELLEETQKQLGSASK
- the tkt gene encoding transketolase, whose protein sequence is MTTLEEISTLTQPHLPDDWSELDSAAVDTVRVLAADAVQKVGNGHPGTAMSLAPLAYTLFQRTMCHDPSDVYWLGRDRFVLSCGHSSLTLYIQLYLGGFGLELSDIESLRTWGSKTPGHPEFRHTKGVEITTGPLGQGLASAVGMAMAARYERGLFDPDAAQGTSPFDHFVYVIASDGDIEEGVTSEASSLAAVQQLGNLIVFYDHNQISIEDDTNIALCEDTAARYEAYGWHVQRVEGGENVVGIEEAIANAKAVTDRPSFIELRTIIGFPAPKLMNTGKAHGAALGDEEVAAVKEILGFDPGKNFEVRDEVIAHTRKLVDRGKEAHEKWQADFDAWAQREPDRKALLDRLIAEELPDGWDADIPYWEPGSKALATRAASGEVLSALGPKLPELWGGSADLAGSNNTTMKGVDSFGPPSISTKDYTAHWYGRTLHFGVREHAMGAILSGIVLHGPTRAYGGTFLQFSDYMRPAVRLAALMDIDTIYVWTHDSIGLGEDGPTHQPIEHLAALRAIPKLSVVRPADANETAYAWRTILARGNGSGPVGLILTRQGVPVLEGTDADGVARGGYILGDEGVEDPDVVLIATGSEVQLAVEAQKLLADKDIVARVVSMPCVEWFESQPEDYRDSVLPPSVSARVAVEAGVAQSWHKLVGDTGRIVSIEHYGESADYKTLFREFGFTAEAVAAAAEQVVDN